A window of Desertibacillus haloalkaliphilus contains these coding sequences:
- the nadC gene encoding carboxylating nicotinate-nucleotide diphosphorylase codes for MNPIKVREQLKQFFIEDLGEGDLTSQTVFTNDHVGSGTFVVKSDGIISGVEVIRQAYALFNEDIDVSLYVRDGAEVRHGDVIATVHGPMVDLLSAERVVLNLVQRMSGVATLTNKAVAILGSSHTRICDTRKTTPGLRMFEKYAVRCGGGYNHRLGLYDGVMIKDNHIAACGGITAAVRRVKDQLGHMVKVEVETETREEVIEAVEAKADIIMFDNRSPDEVREFVELVPGSISTEVSGGIDLATVADYRDTFVDYLSLGFLTHSARALDISFNVQGGSKS; via the coding sequence ATGAATCCAATCAAAGTAAGGGAGCAATTGAAACAATTTTTTATTGAGGATTTGGGTGAAGGTGATCTTACTAGTCAAACGGTTTTTACGAACGACCACGTAGGGAGCGGGACGTTTGTTGTAAAAAGTGATGGAATCATTAGTGGGGTTGAAGTGATTAGGCAAGCCTACGCATTATTTAATGAGGATATAGATGTTTCTTTATATGTTCGAGATGGGGCTGAAGTCAGACATGGAGATGTTATAGCCACTGTACATGGACCGATGGTTGATTTATTAAGTGCAGAACGTGTTGTTTTGAACCTCGTGCAGCGGATGAGTGGGGTTGCAACGCTTACGAATAAAGCTGTTGCAATACTCGGTAGCTCGCATACAAGAATCTGTGATACAAGAAAAACAACGCCAGGGCTACGGATGTTTGAAAAATATGCGGTTCGTTGTGGAGGTGGCTACAATCATCGTCTAGGGTTATACGATGGAGTCATGATTAAAGACAATCATATTGCAGCATGTGGTGGAATTACTGCCGCTGTTCGCCGCGTAAAGGACCAACTAGGGCATATGGTAAAAGTAGAAGTGGAAACGGAAACAAGAGAAGAAGTAATTGAGGCTGTAGAAGCGAAAGCAGATATTATTATGTTTGATAATCGTTCACCCGATGAGGTTCGTGAGTTTGTTGAGCTTGTTCCAGGTTCAATATCAACTGAGGTGTCAGGGGGAATCGATTTAGCAACGGTCGCTGATTATCGTGATACATTTGTTGATTATTTGTCGTTAGGGTTTTTAACGCATTCCGCAAGAGCTCTAGATATAAGTTTTAATGTTCAAGGAGGAAGCAAATCATGA
- the nadA gene encoding quinolinate synthase NadA: MSVLDLMNTPFVLPEKYRQMTTAELQQRVREIKETFGEKLYIPGHHYQKDEVIAFADDTGDSLQLAQQSASNKKADYIVFCGVHFMAETADILTSEEQTVILPDMRAGCSMADMADIHQTEAAWDVFQDVFGDTVLPLTYVNSTAAIKAFCGRNGGATVTSSNAKKMVEWAFTQKERILFLPDQHLGRNTAYDLGITLDEMAVWDPVTEAFEYDGDINNVKVILWKGHCSVHEKFTVENIKKLRQQDPDYSIIVHPECTHEVVQQADYNGSTNDIIKTLEQAAPGSKWAVGTEMNLVARLANLHQDKKVISLNPNMCPCLTMNRIDLPHLLWALESIKQNEVINEITVDKQTANDAIRALERMLVRA; the protein is encoded by the coding sequence ATGAGTGTTTTAGATCTAATGAATACACCGTTCGTATTACCTGAGAAGTATAGACAAATGACAACAGCTGAACTGCAGCAACGGGTTCGAGAAATAAAGGAAACGTTTGGTGAAAAATTATACATTCCTGGCCACCATTATCAAAAAGATGAAGTAATCGCTTTTGCCGATGATACAGGTGACTCATTACAGTTAGCACAACAATCAGCGAGTAATAAAAAAGCGGATTATATTGTATTTTGTGGTGTCCACTTTATGGCGGAAACGGCTGATATTTTAACAAGTGAGGAGCAAACGGTTATTTTACCTGATATGCGGGCTGGTTGTTCGATGGCGGATATGGCGGATATTCACCAGACCGAGGCCGCTTGGGACGTGTTTCAAGATGTTTTTGGAGATACGGTCTTGCCATTAACCTATGTGAATAGTACGGCAGCGATTAAAGCTTTTTGTGGACGCAATGGAGGGGCAACGGTCACTTCGTCGAATGCAAAGAAGATGGTTGAATGGGCATTTACACAAAAGGAACGGATCTTATTTTTGCCTGATCAACATTTAGGTAGAAATACAGCGTATGATTTAGGAATTACTTTGGACGAAATGGCTGTATGGGACCCTGTGACAGAGGCGTTTGAATACGATGGAGATATAAACAATGTGAAAGTGATTTTATGGAAAGGACATTGCTCGGTTCATGAGAAATTTACCGTTGAAAACATAAAGAAGTTACGACAGCAAGATCCCGATTATTCGATCATCGTGCACCCAGAATGTACACATGAAGTGGTCCAGCAAGCTGATTATAATGGCTCAACGAATGATATTATTAAAACATTAGAACAGGCAGCCCCTGGCAGTAAGTGGGCTGTTGGGACAGAAATGAATCTAGTAGCACGTCTTGCCAACCTTCACCAAGATAAGAAAGTAATCTCATTAAATCCAAATATGTGCCCATGCTTAACGATGAATCGAATTGATCTTCCGCATTTGTTATGGGCGTTAGAATCAATTAAACAAAATGAAGTCATCAATGAAATTACCGTTGATAAACAAACCGCTAACGATGCGATTCGTGCGCTCGAACGCATGTTAGTACGTGCATAA